The nucleotide sequence CGCCGAGAGCTCTACCGGCAGCGCGCCGAGAGCCAGGGCGTGCCCGCGGACGAGGTCGGCAAGGTCTACGCCGAGACCATCATGGAGCGCGCCCCGGCGGGTACCTACTTCCGCATGCCTGGCGGGCACTACGTCCGTCGCTGAGACGTGACAGTATTTCCCAAACGACGAGTAAGCCTGCAGGAGCGGCGCCCTCGCCGCGAATCTGGCCCGCGAGAGAAGATTCGCGGCGAGGGCGCCGCTCCTACAGTGCTTGATCGGGCGTTCGGCGGCTGATCACCGGCGTTGTTCAGCGCTTACCTAGCGCCCCACGCCGGCCCGGCCTCTCCGGCCTTGCCCCGATATCCTCCTGCAGGTGCTCGCCGAGGCGCTCCAGCTCGCGGCGGGCGCGTCGCTGGCGCCAGGCCCGGAACCAGCGGCCCACGGCCTGCCCGAGCTCCAGCGGCGGCATCGCCGGCATGTAGAAATAGTCCACGGGTGGCAGCGCGGGCTCGCGGTGGCGGGGCGTGCGCTGGCTGCACTGGCGGTTCTGCTCGGCCATGGCGACATCCTCCTTCGTCCGTAGTGGGCGCGGCGGGCGTGTGGTGCGCTTCGCCGACGCCAACAGAATGTGGTCGACGGGTAGTTGAATCAAACGAAAAGAATTAAATTGCGGGTTCAGCGAGATTGAACACGGAGGCGCCATGAGTGTCCGCGCCGAGGCCGCCGTCGGCGGCAGCCTGCCGCTCCTCGAGCACGACGTGCTGCGCAGCTTCGTCGCCATCGCCGAGACCGGGAGCTTCACCCGGGCGGCGGAGCGGGTGTTCCGCTCGCCCTCGGCGGTGAGCATGCAGATCAAGCGCCTCGAGGAGACCCTGGGCCGACCGGTGTTCGTGCGCGAGCCGCGCCAGGTCCGGCTTACCGCCGAGGGTGAGGCCCTGCTCGGCTATGCGCGGCGCCTGCTGGACCTGAACGAGGAGGCGGTGGCGCAGTTCCTGTCGCCGCCGGTGGGCGGCACGGTGCGGCTGGGCACCCCGGACGACGTCGGCACCCGCATCCTGCCAGGGGTGCTGGCCCGCTTTGCGCGGACCCATCCGGCAGTGCAGGTGAACGTGGGCGTGAGCCGCAGCCTCGAGCTGCGGGCCCGGCTCGAGGCCGGCGAGCTGGACCTGGCGCTGATCACCGCCGGCAACGAGGGGCAGGACGACAGCCAGGGCGAGCTGGTCTACAGCGAGCGCCTGGTCTGGGCGGGGCGGGAAGGCGGCGTCGCGGTCCAGCGCTCGCCGCTGCCGCTGGCACTGGCGGAGCGGGGCTGCGCCTGGCGCGGCATGGCGCTGGCGGCGCTGGATCACCACGACCGCCCCTATCGCATCGCCTACACCAGCG is from Spiribacter halobius and encodes:
- a CDS encoding LysR family transcriptional regulator — its product is MSVRAEAAVGGSLPLLEHDVLRSFVAIAETGSFTRAAERVFRSPSAVSMQIKRLEETLGRPVFVREPRQVRLTAEGEALLGYARRLLDLNEEAVAQFLSPPVGGTVRLGTPDDVGTRILPGVLARFARTHPAVQVNVGVSRSLELRARLEAGELDLALITAGNEGQDDSQGELVYSERLVWAGREGGVAVQRSPLPLALAERGCAWRGMALAALDHHDRPYRIAYTSEHCAGQEAAMLADIAIAPFPRSLVRAPLQVLGEEAELPPLGAYQILLLRSPRRSEAADVLADHVVERFQAFST